A stretch of Paenibacillus peoriae DNA encodes these proteins:
- a CDS encoding glycosyltransferase, whose translation MISISLCMIVKNDQNTIGSCLESIHPIVDEINIVDTGSQDQTIDICRNFTDRIFPFEWVDHFALARNYSFEQATQEYILWLDADDILKEQDAVKLLELKQTLDSSATPIVDSVSMNYHYAFDDHGNVTLHFRRNRLVRRSAGFRWHGAVHEYLAVNGNIQHADIAITHTRTHTVSPGRNLRIYEKLLAQGHAFSPRDLYYYANELRDNKRYEQAVQVYQDFLYTGQCWAEDAISACSKMADCLQQLGKLEQSITAALHSLTFDTPRADLCCRMGHYFLHKNEISKAIYWYDMATTLNPPDTMGPVQDAYQTWFPHIQLCICHFRMKDYTRANWHNEQAAIYIPNDPYVLHNRQFFSSILNPPQ comes from the coding sequence TTGATCAGTATCAGCCTGTGCATGATCGTCAAAAATGACCAAAATACTATTGGCAGTTGCCTGGAATCGATCCATCCTATTGTGGATGAAATCAACATCGTGGACACGGGTTCACAGGATCAGACCATTGACATATGTCGCAACTTTACAGATCGAATTTTTCCATTTGAATGGGTAGATCATTTTGCCCTTGCACGTAACTATTCGTTTGAACAAGCTACGCAGGAATACATTCTCTGGCTGGATGCCGATGATATTTTGAAGGAACAGGACGCCGTCAAGCTGCTTGAGCTGAAGCAAACCCTTGATTCCTCAGCCACACCAATCGTGGATTCCGTGTCTATGAATTATCACTATGCCTTTGATGATCATGGCAATGTCACCCTACATTTTCGACGAAACCGCTTAGTTAGAAGGTCAGCCGGGTTCCGTTGGCACGGAGCCGTGCATGAGTACCTCGCCGTAAACGGGAATATTCAACATGCCGATATCGCCATAACTCACACTAGAACACACACGGTCTCTCCAGGACGAAACCTGCGAATCTATGAGAAATTGCTCGCCCAAGGTCATGCCTTCTCTCCTCGTGACCTCTACTATTACGCTAACGAGTTAAGAGACAATAAAAGATATGAGCAGGCTGTGCAGGTTTACCAGGATTTTCTGTATACTGGACAATGCTGGGCAGAGGACGCGATTAGTGCATGTAGCAAAATGGCTGATTGTCTACAACAGCTTGGCAAGCTGGAGCAAAGCATTACGGCGGCTCTCCATAGTTTGACCTTCGATACGCCCAGGGCTGATCTGTGCTGTCGGATGGGTCATTATTTTTTGCATAAAAATGAGATCTCCAAAGCTATTTACTGGTACGACATGGCTACCACTCTGAATCCTCCCGACACGATGGGCCCGGTACAAGACGCGTACCAAACGTGGTTTCCTCATATCCAGCTATGCATTTGCCATTTTCGGATGAAGGATTACACACGTGCGAATTGGCACAACGAGCAAGCTGCCATTTACATTCCCAACGACCCGTACGTCCTGCATAATCGACAGTTCTTCAGCTCAATCCTGAATCCTCCCCAATAA